A section of the Pseudomonas flavescens genome encodes:
- a CDS encoding alpha/beta hydrolase gives MLMASRASSGALLLGVLLSVALSGCQSPLQQLDELAGKQDQRLQTLDSTPFPLLLSAPGRALSTSRIRVYLEGDGQAWATRSQPSLDPSPRDLLVARLAFADPTPSLYLARPCQFVRSDACDTALWTDRRFGSEVLASLDGALNLIKTRYGNRDFELVGYSGGAALALLLAARRDDVASVQTLAGNLSPRRWVQVRQLSPLTGSLEPLDYRERLTHVAQRHLVGDDDRVVPAEVLREYLDGLGEARCVEAVSLAQVSHRDGWEAAWAQWRQLPLQCAQ, from the coding sequence ATGCTGATGGCCAGCCGCGCGAGCTCGGGCGCGCTGCTTCTTGGCGTATTGCTGAGCGTTGCATTGAGCGGCTGCCAATCCCCGCTGCAACAGCTCGACGAGTTGGCGGGCAAGCAGGATCAACGCCTGCAAACCCTCGACAGCACGCCCTTTCCGTTGCTCCTGAGCGCGCCAGGCAGAGCGCTGTCCACCTCGCGGATTCGGGTGTATCTGGAAGGCGATGGTCAGGCCTGGGCGACCCGTTCGCAGCCCAGCCTCGACCCTTCTCCCCGTGACCTGCTGGTGGCTCGTCTGGCGTTCGCCGATCCCACACCGAGCCTGTACCTGGCGCGGCCCTGTCAGTTCGTGCGCAGCGATGCCTGCGACACCGCGCTGTGGACGGATCGGCGCTTTGGCAGCGAGGTGCTGGCCAGCCTCGACGGTGCCCTCAATCTCATCAAGACGCGCTACGGCAACCGTGACTTCGAACTGGTCGGCTACTCCGGTGGCGCGGCCCTGGCCCTGTTGCTCGCCGCCCGCCGTGATGATGTCGCCAGCGTGCAGACGCTCGCGGGCAACCTGAGCCCGCGTCGTTGGGTGCAGGTGCGCCAGTTGAGCCCGTTGACCGGCTCGCTGGAGCCGCTGGATTACCGTGAGCGGCTGACGCATGTGGCGCAACGTCACCTGGTGGGCGACGATGATCGCGTGGTACCGGCCGAAGTCCTGCGCGAGTACCTCGATGGCCTTGGCGAGGCGCGGTGCGTGGAGGCCGTCAGCCTTGCGCAGGTGTCGCACCGCGACGGCTGGGAGGCCGCCTGGGCACAGTGGCGGCAGCTGCCGTTGCAGTGCGCTCAATGA
- a CDS encoding YeeE/YedE family protein, which translates to MSLSIPATAPANRPGTPLVAIALLLAGALALTFAVSGRQALLFIVGGALGLVLYHAAFGFTSAWRVLLNERRGAGLRAQMVMLAIAVLLFFPALSVGTLFGEPVKGLVAPAGTSVIVGAFIFGIGMQLGGGCASGTLFTVGGGNARMLVTLLFFIIGGVSATHHLEWWSALPSLPPTSIVTSLGLVPALLVSLALFAAIAAISARLELRRHGSLERAAPSEQQGWQRFLRGPWPLIWGAVLLALLNFATLALAGRPWGITSAFALWGAKVLQGSGIDVSAWAFWQQPGNAQALAAPLWEDITTVMDIGIVIGALLAAGLAGRFAPNLNIPLRSLIAAVIGGLLLGYGSRLAYGCNIGAYFSGIASGSLHGWLWLVAAFIGNGVGVRLRPLFFPDERREEKLTGC; encoded by the coding sequence ATGAGTTTGTCCATTCCTGCCACCGCGCCGGCCAATCGTCCAGGCACGCCGCTGGTCGCCATCGCGCTGCTGCTGGCTGGCGCCCTGGCCCTCACCTTCGCGGTGAGTGGCCGTCAGGCGCTGCTGTTCATCGTCGGTGGTGCTCTGGGCCTTGTGCTCTATCACGCGGCATTCGGTTTCACCTCGGCCTGGCGCGTGCTGCTCAACGAGCGCCGCGGCGCCGGCCTGCGCGCGCAGATGGTGATGCTGGCGATTGCCGTGCTGCTGTTCTTCCCGGCGCTGTCTGTGGGCACGCTGTTCGGTGAGCCGGTCAAGGGACTGGTAGCGCCGGCAGGTACTTCGGTGATCGTCGGTGCTTTCATCTTCGGCATCGGCATGCAGTTGGGCGGTGGGTGTGCGTCCGGCACGCTGTTCACCGTGGGCGGTGGCAATGCGCGGATGCTGGTGACGCTGCTGTTCTTCATCATCGGTGGCGTTAGCGCGACTCATCATCTGGAGTGGTGGTCGGCCCTGCCAAGCCTGCCGCCGACCTCCATCGTCACTAGCCTGGGTCTGGTGCCCGCGCTGCTGGTCAGCCTCGCGTTATTCGCTGCCATCGCGGCAATCAGCGCCCGTCTGGAGCTGCGCCGGCATGGCAGCCTGGAGCGTGCGGCTCCGAGTGAGCAGCAGGGCTGGCAACGTTTCCTGCGTGGCCCCTGGCCGCTGATCTGGGGCGCGGTGCTGCTGGCGCTGCTCAACTTCGCCACCCTGGCGCTGGCCGGTCGCCCATGGGGCATCACGTCGGCATTCGCGCTGTGGGGCGCCAAGGTGCTGCAGGGCTCCGGTATCGACGTTTCCGCCTGGGCGTTCTGGCAGCAACCGGGCAATGCGCAGGCGCTTGCCGCACCGCTTTGGGAGGACATCACCACGGTGATGGATATCGGTATCGTCATCGGCGCACTGCTGGCCGCTGGCCTGGCCGGGCGCTTCGCACCGAACCTGAATATTCCGCTGCGTTCGCTGATCGCGGCGGTGATCGGTGGCCTGCTGCTCGGCTACGGCTCGCGTCTGGCCTATGGGTGCAATATCGGCGCCTACTTCAGCGGTATCGCCTCCGGCAGCCTGCACGGCTGGCTCTGGCTGGTGGCAGCGTTCATCGGCAATGGCGTGGGCGTGCGTCTGCGGCCATTGTTCTTTCCCGACGAGCGCCGTGAGGAGAAGCTGACGGGATGCTGA